In Anaerolineales bacterium, one DNA window encodes the following:
- a CDS encoding zinc ribbon domain-containing protein, producing MADLIKCPSCGESNLANQEFCQYCKTRLQPLTGELKDASTPIKPGQAPTKKNTAELEPILPQWLRDARDSARKGAPLPAQPPEGYTAASPAEDLLAGLHSQSGQSEEDDTPDWLASITGATPKSKKNRTESSEVRWVELGDKDDFAQDESTKEADSPSWLKGAAADEPKAEEKDELSDWFREASNLQEPSQPVQSSSLTSTDLNSPSDDAPDWLNQMALENEPRDDVKPFAASSDLFSDAPEISINSPDWLHGLEANAQSADSALFPETGIGESEAVESPIQEALPDWMKEMPASEEPKQDTTPKWLRGESSRSSDEEELPTWLSKDTSPLRPLPEQEPFAQDDSSLEDVPNWVKTSAPQSPVSSQPEEIINEPASPSDASEWSVAFEAEAEPAPAIEQGTSPDMPPAFTADAQAGGSMDDLFTDMPDWLSSAMESSSPSSASASIMTTDAISPGDLPSWVQAMRPLETGISQPASFSTPSDQTLESRGALAGLQGVLPAVPGFTPTSKPKAYSIKLHASEEQQAHAELLEQILAAETAPVPIESFSTLRTSRSLRWFLAFILFFVLSGVLFIRTSIFSMPAGVPHEIGSAIQISQSIPEGAPVLVAFDYEPARAGEMEAAAAPMLDQMILLRHPRLTFIATNKTGALLAERLLSGPLGGHNYQSGIQYLNLGYLPGGQLGIRAFAQNPRVTSPFDMSLDPAWTSAPLSDVASLPQFAMLILITDNADAARVWIEQTESVRGNIPFVVISSAQAAPMIQPYYESGQLNGLVPGLYGGAIFEQYNAGRPGTARAYWDAYSLGMLLAMALVLGGGLWNLALGLQDRASARETN from the coding sequence ATGGCAGACCTTATCAAGTGTCCATCCTGTGGTGAAAGCAACCTTGCAAACCAGGAGTTCTGTCAATACTGCAAGACACGCCTTCAGCCATTGACAGGCGAACTTAAAGATGCCAGTACCCCCATTAAACCCGGACAGGCTCCAACCAAGAAAAACACAGCCGAACTTGAGCCCATCCTGCCGCAATGGTTAAGGGATGCGCGTGATTCGGCCCGCAAAGGAGCGCCGTTGCCTGCGCAGCCGCCTGAAGGCTACACAGCCGCCTCCCCCGCGGAAGACCTGCTGGCTGGTCTGCACTCACAAAGCGGACAAAGTGAGGAAGACGATACACCGGACTGGCTTGCCAGCATCACAGGGGCCACGCCAAAATCAAAAAAAAATCGGACCGAATCCTCCGAGGTCCGCTGGGTGGAACTGGGCGACAAGGATGATTTTGCACAGGACGAATCCACAAAGGAGGCAGACTCACCCTCCTGGTTGAAAGGCGCAGCCGCGGACGAACCCAAGGCGGAAGAAAAGGACGAGTTAAGCGATTGGTTCCGTGAAGCAAGCAATCTTCAGGAGCCGTCACAACCCGTGCAGTCATCCTCCCTTACTTCTACGGACCTCAATTCTCCATCAGATGATGCACCGGACTGGCTGAACCAAATGGCGCTGGAAAATGAGCCGAGGGATGACGTCAAACCCTTTGCGGCATCCTCGGATCTGTTCAGCGATGCCCCTGAAATATCCATCAATTCTCCAGACTGGCTGCACGGCCTGGAGGCCAACGCCCAAAGCGCTGACTCTGCCCTTTTTCCGGAGACAGGTATTGGTGAATCTGAAGCGGTTGAAAGTCCAATCCAGGAAGCCCTCCCGGATTGGATGAAGGAAATGCCCGCATCCGAGGAACCAAAACAGGATACAACCCCAAAATGGTTGCGGGGGGAGTCGTCCAGGTCTTCAGATGAGGAGGAACTGCCGACATGGTTATCAAAGGATACATCCCCCCTGCGGCCCCTGCCCGAGCAGGAGCCATTCGCGCAGGATGATTCCTCCTTGGAGGATGTCCCGAATTGGGTGAAGACCTCCGCGCCGCAGTCTCCCGTTTCTTCACAACCAGAAGAGATAATTAACGAGCCTGCATCTCCTTCGGATGCCTCTGAGTGGTCCGTCGCCTTTGAAGCCGAGGCGGAGCCTGCGCCGGCGATTGAACAGGGAACGTCCCCTGATATGCCGCCTGCATTTACAGCCGATGCCCAGGCAGGCGGCAGCATGGATGACCTCTTTACGGACATGCCGGACTGGCTTTCGAGCGCCATGGAAAGCTCGTCGCCTTCATCCGCTTCCGCGTCAATCATGACCACAGATGCCATCTCACCCGGTGACCTGCCTTCATGGGTGCAGGCGATGCGCCCGCTGGAAACGGGGATCTCACAGCCTGCTTCATTTTCAACTCCCAGTGATCAAACCCTGGAATCACGCGGCGCGCTGGCAGGCCTGCAGGGCGTGCTCCCCGCGGTACCGGGCTTCACTCCGACCAGCAAACCGAAAGCCTACTCCATCAAATTGCATGCCAGTGAAGAACAACAGGCGCATGCGGAATTACTGGAACAGATCCTAGCGGCGGAAACCGCGCCCGTTCCGATCGAATCCTTTTCCACGTTGAGAACATCGCGAAGTCTGCGCTGGTTCCTTGCCTTTATCCTCTTTTTTGTTTTGAGCGGCGTTCTCTTCATCCGCACGTCGATCTTTTCCATGCCTGCGGGGGTTCCGCATGAGATCGGAAGCGCCATACAAATATCACAATCCATACCCGAGGGCGCGCCCGTGCTGGTGGCTTTCGATTACGAGCCTGCCCGCGCCGGGGAAATGGAAGCCGCAGCCGCCCCCATGCTGGACCAGATGATTCTGCTGCGCCATCCGCGTTTGACGTTTATCGCCACGAACAAGACAGGTGCGCTTCTGGCGGAACGCCTCCTATCCGGACCGTTGGGCGGGCACAACTACCAAAGCGGGATCCAATATTTGAATCTTGGCTATCTGCCCGGCGGACAGCTGGGCATCCGCGCTTTCGCGCAAAACCCGCGCGTCACATCTCCATTCGACATGTCTCTTGACCCTGCATGGACATCCGCTCCTCTTTCGGATGTCGCATCCCTCCCGCAATTTGCCATGCTGATTCTGATCACAGATAATGCCGATGCCGCCCGCGTCTGGATTGAGCAGACGGAGTCCGTACGCGGCAATATTCCATTTGTGGTCATTTCCAGCGCGCAGGCCGCGCCGATGATCCAGCCCTATTATGAATCGGGGCAGCTCAACGGGTTGGTGCCGGGTCTATACGGCGGGGCAATCTTCGAACAATACAACGCAGGACGTCCCGGCACGGCGCGCGCCTACTGGGACGCTTACAGCCTCGGCATGTTGCTTGCCATGGCATTGGTTCTGGGCGGCGGACTTTGGAATCTCGCCCTGGGTTTGCAGGACCGCGCTTCAGCAAGGGAGACCAATTAA
- a CDS encoding glucose-1-phosphate adenylyltransferase, with the protein MPTLNDVLAVILGGGRGARLYPLTQMRSKPAVPIAGKYRLIDIPISNCINSEIFRIAILTQFNSVSLHRHITRTYNFDSFHQGWVQIWAAEQTLESADWYQGTADAVRKQLLEIQAANAKYILILAGDHLYRMDYKAMAEYHWDNKADITVAVQPVSKEEVTRFGILKRESDGRISSFVEKPRDPEVQRKFISRDDPQRPFLGSMGIYMFNTRVLMDLLMDFPDHDDFGGDIIPQAIKSHSVYGFDFDGYWQDIGTIRSFYETNLALTTSATPFNFYDTKLPIYTDTRFLPGSIVDDSRLRDVLIAEGCRILKAEITHSIIGIRSQIGSGCVIKDSIVMGADYYERDREGLPIGIGANCHIEGAILDKNARIGANVTIRPFPRNTDMDNEKWYVRDGIVVIPKDAEILSGSTIVP; encoded by the coding sequence ATGCCCACATTGAACGATGTCCTGGCAGTCATCTTGGGTGGCGGGCGCGGGGCGCGCCTGTATCCACTGACTCAAATGCGCTCCAAGCCGGCTGTTCCGATTGCGGGCAAGTACCGCTTGATCGATATTCCCATCAGCAATTGCATCAACTCGGAGATCTTCCGCATCGCGATCCTGACACAGTTCAACTCCGTGTCCCTGCACCGCCACATCACACGCACTTATAACTTCGATTCCTTTCACCAGGGCTGGGTGCAGATCTGGGCAGCAGAACAGACCCTCGAAAGCGCGGACTGGTATCAGGGTACGGCGGATGCGGTGCGCAAGCAGCTGCTTGAGATCCAGGCGGCAAACGCCAAGTACATCCTGATCCTGGCCGGCGATCATCTCTACCGCATGGATTACAAGGCCATGGCAGAATATCACTGGGATAACAAGGCGGATATCACAGTGGCGGTCCAGCCGGTTTCAAAGGAGGAGGTCACGCGCTTTGGGATATTGAAGCGCGAGTCAGATGGGCGCATCTCCTCTTTTGTTGAAAAACCCAGGGATCCCGAAGTACAAAGGAAATTTATCAGCCGAGACGACCCGCAGAGACCCTTTCTGGGTTCGATGGGCATCTACATGTTTAACACCAGGGTGCTGATGGACCTGCTGATGGATTTCCCCGACCACGACGATTTCGGCGGGGATATTATTCCCCAGGCGATAAAATCACACTCGGTATACGGTTTTGATTTTGACGGCTACTGGCAGGATATTGGAACCATCCGCTCGTTCTACGAGACCAACCTCGCGCTCACAACCTCCGCGACGCCGTTCAATTTTTACGACACAAAACTTCCCATTTATACAGATACCCGCTTTCTGCCGGGCTCCATTGTGGATGACAGCCGCCTGCGCGATGTCCTCATCGCAGAGGGATGCCGCATCCTGAAAGCCGAGATTACCCATTCCATTATCGGCATCCGCAGCCAGATCGGGAGTGGATGTGTGATCAAGGACAGCATTGTGATGGGTGCGGATTATTATGAACGTGACCGCGAGGGATTACCCATCGGCATCGGCGCAAATTGTCATATTGAGGGCGCGATCCTGGACAAGAACGCCCGCATTGGTGCCAACGTCACCATCCGCCCGTTCCCGCGCAACACGGATATGGACAACGAGAAATGGTATGTACGGGACGGCATTGTCGTCATTCCAAAGGATGCGGAGATATTATCCGGCTCAACCATTGTGCCCTGA
- the ychF gene encoding redox-regulated ATPase YchF: MKLGIIGLPQSGKTTIFNALTRGNTPTTASAGRIEVHQAVVDVPDPRVDALSKMFNPKKTVYTKVTYADIAGLETGSAKSGISGQLLNQLNQMDGLLLVVRAFENDSVMHPSGSVNPLRDAEMMTGELLLNDLIAVERKLERLTDERKKGGTDKTLNARQTELFEKLQAALSDNRPLRALEFAHEEERELSSFGLLTRKPILTVFNLGEGQQAPDAKLDHPSVALMGKLEMEIAQLSGEDAAVFMEEYGIRELSLNRMINLSYELLKIQTFFTVGEDEVRAWTTRLGATAQESAGEIHTDLSRGFVRAEVVAYEDLISLGSMNEAKAKGKLRLEGKEYPIKDGDIMHVRSSL, from the coding sequence ATGAAACTAGGAATTATAGGACTGCCTCAATCTGGAAAGACGACAATTTTCAACGCGCTCACACGCGGCAACACCCCGACCACTGCCTCGGCGGGCCGTATCGAAGTGCATCAGGCTGTGGTGGACGTCCCAGACCCGCGCGTGGATGCGCTCTCGAAGATGTTCAACCCGAAGAAAACGGTCTATACCAAGGTGACCTACGCGGATATTGCCGGGCTGGAAACTGGTTCCGCCAAAAGCGGCATTTCCGGACAGCTGTTGAATCAACTCAACCAGATGGACGGTCTGCTTCTGGTCGTGCGCGCCTTCGAGAATGACAGCGTGATGCATCCCAGTGGAAGCGTGAACCCGCTCCGCGATGCGGAAATGATGACGGGTGAACTGCTGTTGAACGACCTGATCGCTGTTGAACGCAAACTGGAACGCCTGACCGATGAACGTAAAAAGGGCGGCACGGACAAGACCCTGAATGCGCGCCAGACGGAACTGTTCGAGAAGCTTCAGGCCGCCCTTTCGGATAACAGGCCGCTGCGTGCGTTGGAATTTGCGCACGAAGAGGAAAGGGAACTTTCCAGCTTCGGTTTGCTGACCCGCAAACCCATTCTGACGGTGTTCAACCTCGGCGAGGGACAGCAGGCTCCGGATGCAAAACTGGACCATCCCTCGGTGGCGTTGATGGGAAAACTCGAAATGGAGATCGCGCAGTTATCCGGGGAGGATGCGGCGGTCTTCATGGAGGAGTACGGCATCAGGGAACTCAGCCTCAACCGTATGATCAATCTATCCTATGAACTATTGAAGATTCAGACCTTCTTCACGGTGGGCGAGGACGAGGTCCGTGCATGGACAACGCGTCTCGGTGCGACGGCGCAGGAATCGGCCGGAGAGATCCACACCGATCTTTCACGCGGATTTGTGCGGGCGGAGGTGGTCGCGTACGAAGACTTGATCAGCCTCGGGTCCATGAATGAGGCGAAGGCAAAAGGGAAGTTAAGGCTCGAAGGCAAGGAATACCCGATCAAGGACGGCGATATCATGCACGTCCGATCCAGTTTGTAA